The Pygocentrus nattereri isolate fPygNat1 chromosome 4, fPygNat1.pri, whole genome shotgun sequence genome includes a window with the following:
- the kctd1 gene encoding BTB/POZ domain-containing protein KCTD1 isoform X2 — MSTRPLLARSPASPLGTAGIPTPAQLTKANAPVHIDVGGHMYTSSLATLTKYPESRIGRLFDGTEPIVLDSLKQHYFIDRDGHMFRYILNFLRTSKLLIPDDFKDYSLLYEEARYFQLQPLQTELERWRSERDSGSVSRLCECVVVRVAPELGERITLSGDKALIEDIFPEIGDVMCNSVNAGWNHDSTHVIRFPLNGYCHLNSVQVLERLQQRGFEIAGSCGGGVDSSQFSEYVLRREVKRGQRGVTTSVIRIKQEPLD, encoded by the exons ATGTCGACTCGGCCACTGTTGGCTCGCTCGCCGGCCTCCCCGCTGGGCACAGCTGGCATCCCCACGCCCGCCCAGCTCACCAAGGCCAATGCGCCAGTGCACATAGACGTGGGTGGACACATGTACACCAGCAGCCTCGCCACTCTCACCAAATACCCTGAATCCAG GATTGGCCGCTTGTTTGACGGAACAGAGCCCATAGTGCTAGACAGTCTGAAGCAGCACTATTTCATCGATCGTGATGGTCATATGTTCCGCTACATCCTCAACTTCCTCAGGACATCCAAGCTACTCATCCCAGATGACTTTAAG GACTATTCTCTGCTGTATGAGGAGGCACGGTATTTCCAGCTGCAGCCGCTGCAGACTGAGCTGGAGCGATGGCGTTCAGAGCGAGACTCGGGGAGTGTGTCGcggctgtgtgagtgtgtagtagTTCGAGTGGCCCCCGAGTTGGGTGAAAGGATCACGCTGAGCGGGGATAAGGCCCTCATCGAGGACATCTTCCCTGAAATTGGAGATGTCATGTGTAATTCAGTGAACGCAGGATGGAACCATGACTCCACTCACGTCATCCGCTTTCCTCTAAATGGGTACTGCCATCTCAACTCTGTGCAG GTACTGGAGCGTCTCCAGCAGAGGGGCTTCGAGATTGCAGGCTCGTGTGGAGGTGGCGTGGATTCGTCTCAGTTCAGTGAATACGTTCTGCGGAGGGAGGTCAAGCGAGGTCAGCGTGGAGTCACAACCTCCGTGATCCGAATAAAACAGGAGCCACTGGACTAG
- the kctd1 gene encoding uncharacterized protein kctd1 isoform X1 codes for MARMPGSGERCSSDGERERDGGDGEEEEEEEGEKGEIRAIRITAAGECEEEEDAEELAWGQRAEPRDARTELELEPDSDPEGEARSRSRSPSARCRLSENTRLATRYAVRIFREYLSERAQSTDFESMDKHALCRALRSFYAEARSKSGQLYSKSSLISIRSSLNRYLNEPPFCRALDLTKDPELRAANLALAAALRRLEEQGAGPVVQKQAIARADLRRLYASAALSASSPFGLLNKVWFETCMYFCTRGRENQRELEEDSFGLAADEDGRRFVYFKALGGPYHRSRGTGGGCGGTTWVKRRADADDEESAPRMYETGTALCPYASFVKYLAKRNPACRAFFQRPREHCGEADATWYENKAVGKNLLGTRMQMLSRAAQLSKTYTNHCIGAVSIATLNSVAGFGSKAPPPQQQPQSPPPARDRDHVQLETRKVGKRPPRAPIPCPELGSPAKKLCAEPLAIIAVSAREHNGEATHVLPSQEHRSSSVAMSTRPLLARSPASPLGTAGIPTPAQLTKANAPVHIDVGGHMYTSSLATLTKYPESRIGRLFDGTEPIVLDSLKQHYFIDRDGHMFRYILNFLRTSKLLIPDDFKDYSLLYEEARYFQLQPLQTELERWRSERDSGSVSRLCECVVVRVAPELGERITLSGDKALIEDIFPEIGDVMCNSVNAGWNHDSTHVIRFPLNGYCHLNSVQVLERLQQRGFEIAGSCGGGVDSSQFSEYVLRREVKRGQRGVTTSVIRIKQEPLD; via the exons ATGGCGAGAATGCCTGGCAGCGGGGAGCGCTGCTCGAgcgacggggagagagagagggacggaggcgacggagaggaagaagaggaggaggagggagagaagggggagatCCGGGCCATCCGCATCACAGCGGCGGGAGAGTGCGAGGAAGAGGAGGACGCCGAGGAGCTCGCGTGGGGGCAGCGCGCGGAGCCGCGGGACGCGCGGACCGAGCTGGAGCTCGAGCCGGACTCCGATCCCGAGGGGGAGGCGCGCTCCCGCTCCCGCTCCCCGTCCGCGCGCTGCAGGCTGAGCGAGAACACGCGCCTGGCCACGCGCTACGCCGTGCGCATCTTCCGCGAGTACCTGAGCGAGCGAGCGCAAAGCACAGACTTCGAGAGCATGGACAAGCACGCGCTGTGCCGCGCGCTGCGCTCCTTCTACGCCGAGGCGCGCTCCAAGAGCGGCCAGCTGTACAGCAAGTCGTCGCTCATCAGCATCCGCAGCTCGCTCAACCGCTACCTGAACGAGCCGCCCTTCTGCCGCGCGCTCGACCTCACCAAGGACCCGGAGCTGCGCGCTGCCAATCTGGCGCTCGCGGCCGCGCTGCGCCGCCTCGAGGAACAGGGTGCCGGGCCCGTGGTGCAGAAGCAGGCGATCGCGCGCGCCGACCTGCGGCGCCTGTACGCGTCGGCGGCGCTGAGCGCGAGTTCCCCGTTCGGCTTGCTCAACAAAGTGTGGTTCGAGACGTGCATGTACTTCTGCACGAGGGGCCGCGAGAATCAGCGCGAGCTCGAGGAGGACTCGTTCGGGCTGGCGGCGGACGAGGATGGCCGTCGCTTCGTTTACTTCAAGGCGCTTGGCGGCCCCTACCACAGGTCGCGTGGCACCGGCGGCGGCTGCGGCGGCACCACGTGGGTCAAGAGGCGCGCGGACGCGGACGACGAGGAGAGCGCGCCGCGCATGTACGAGACGGGCACGGCGCTCTGCCCATACGCGAGCTTCGTCAAGTACCTGGCCAAGCGCAACCCGGCGTGCCGCGCCTTCTTCCAGCGGCCGCGAGAGCACTGCGGCGAGGCGGACGCCACGTGGTACGAGAACAAGGCCGTGGGTAAGAACCTGCTGGGCACGCGCATGCAGATGCTATCGCGTGCCGCGCAGCTCTCCAAGACCTACACCAACCACTGCATCGGTGCCGTTTCCATAGCGACGCTAAACAGCGTCGCGGGCTTCGGCTCCAAAGCTCCCCCGCCGCAGCAGCAACCGCAGTCGCCGCCGCCAGCGCGCGACCGCGACCACGTGCAGCTAGAGACGCGCAAAGTGGGAAAACGGCCGCCGCGCGCTCCCATTCCATGCCCGGAGCTCGGCTCTCCCGCCAAAAAACTCTGCGCCGAGCCTCTGGCGATCATCGCTGTCAGCGCGCGCGAGCACAACGGAGAGGCCACGCACGTGCTACCATcgcag GAGCATCGCAGCAGCAGTGTGGCAATGTCGACTCGGCCACTGTTGGCTCGCTCGCCGGCCTCCCCGCTGGGCACAGCTGGCATCCCCACGCCCGCCCAGCTCACCAAGGCCAATGCGCCAGTGCACATAGACGTGGGTGGACACATGTACACCAGCAGCCTCGCCACTCTCACCAAATACCCTGAATCCAG GATTGGCCGCTTGTTTGACGGAACAGAGCCCATAGTGCTAGACAGTCTGAAGCAGCACTATTTCATCGATCGTGATGGTCATATGTTCCGCTACATCCTCAACTTCCTCAGGACATCCAAGCTACTCATCCCAGATGACTTTAAG GACTATTCTCTGCTGTATGAGGAGGCACGGTATTTCCAGCTGCAGCCGCTGCAGACTGAGCTGGAGCGATGGCGTTCAGAGCGAGACTCGGGGAGTGTGTCGcggctgtgtgagtgtgtagtagTTCGAGTGGCCCCCGAGTTGGGTGAAAGGATCACGCTGAGCGGGGATAAGGCCCTCATCGAGGACATCTTCCCTGAAATTGGAGATGTCATGTGTAATTCAGTGAACGCAGGATGGAACCATGACTCCACTCACGTCATCCGCTTTCCTCTAAATGGGTACTGCCATCTCAACTCTGTGCAG GTACTGGAGCGTCTCCAGCAGAGGGGCTTCGAGATTGCAGGCTCGTGTGGAGGTGGCGTGGATTCGTCTCAGTTCAGTGAATACGTTCTGCGGAGGGAGGTCAAGCGAGGTCAGCGTGGAGTCACAACCTCCGTGATCCGAATAAAACAGGAGCCACTGGACTAG